A DNA window from Streptomyces bacillaris contains the following coding sequences:
- a CDS encoding lasso peptide biosynthesis PqqD family chaperone: MKLRKGIAVTTTEYGGVLLDEKDGSYWQLNDTSVIVVEALAAGQTSEAAVDRIVAEFDVERAEAESDVAELTRQLVEAKILRP, encoded by the coding sequence GTGAAGCTCAGAAAAGGCATCGCCGTCACGACGACCGAGTACGGCGGAGTCCTGCTCGACGAAAAGGACGGCAGCTACTGGCAGTTGAACGACACCAGCGTGATCGTGGTCGAGGCCCTCGCCGCCGGGCAGACCTCCGAGGCGGCCGTCGACCGGATCGTCGCGGAGTTCGACGTCGAGCGGGCCGAGGCGGAGTCGGACGTGGCCGAGCTGACCCGTCAGCTCGTCGAGGCGAAGATCCTGCGCCCATGA
- a CDS encoding asparagine synthase-related protein, producing MPGLLRDYFVVLPDSVAGHTVAGQLPAPEATGAGTAPTMTGAASAPTVTGAGDVVTVPHPSGRPWVLARPLFRKVSHLRRGDDALVLIGPDRVPEAVLAGLLEGARDRAALERRLARLPGLHHVIAHLSGETWIRGTASGLRRIYHARHPQAGTIASDRPAVLAHLTGAPLDDGALALRMLDFLPHPLSRRALWRGVHETGAGYGLALPVAAPGTAAAPGPREYRWWEPPPPELSLAEGARRVGEAVAASVRAHVGGLDRISCELSGGLDSTALTFAARATGRAELSLLTVAARDRYSEDEMWARRAVEAAHGPTDALAHHIIPADQAPYFYADLAATSAELNDEPLPVAPGRARAHLLLSRAHATGSRYHLTGYGGDELFLGLPHAYQDLFHGNPLTAWNHLSGLRHQLGWPLLPTLKALLNRSAFPQWLAGAVTTEPQPVTRTPLLSWGVRQSLRPWFTDHARTLITEEFRTAAERAEPIDRWRGRHVDIDAVRMGARHFQAMEDIGMTIGLPVAAPFYDDRVLEATLAVRLPERISPWRYKPLLVEAMRGVVPDALLARTTKDHMSSDEHQGLREHAHELADLWTGSRLAEHGLVDARHLLRLAAEPFSPVLVEHSISSTVAGETWLRTVENAWPTPQLTPTTTTSEALQ from the coding sequence ATGCCCGGCCTGCTGCGTGACTACTTCGTCGTCCTGCCGGACAGCGTGGCGGGCCACACGGTGGCCGGGCAGCTTCCCGCACCGGAGGCGACCGGGGCCGGGACCGCCCCGACGATGACCGGGGCCGCGTCCGCCCCTACGGTGACCGGGGCCGGTGACGTCGTGACCGTCCCGCACCCCTCCGGCCGCCCCTGGGTCCTCGCGCGCCCCCTGTTCCGCAAGGTCAGCCACCTCCGCCGGGGCGACGACGCCCTCGTGCTCATCGGCCCCGACCGCGTCCCCGAGGCCGTGCTCGCCGGTCTCCTGGAGGGCGCCCGCGACCGGGCCGCGCTGGAACGGCGCCTCGCCCGGCTCCCCGGCCTCCACCACGTCATCGCGCACCTCTCCGGCGAGACCTGGATCCGGGGCACCGCCTCCGGGCTGCGCCGGATCTACCACGCCCGGCACCCGCAGGCCGGGACCATCGCCTCGGACCGCCCGGCCGTCCTGGCCCACCTGACCGGCGCCCCCCTGGACGACGGCGCGCTGGCCCTGCGCATGCTCGACTTCCTGCCGCACCCCCTGAGCCGACGCGCCCTGTGGCGGGGCGTGCACGAGACCGGGGCCGGGTACGGACTGGCCCTGCCCGTCGCAGCACCGGGCACGGCCGCCGCCCCCGGCCCTCGCGAGTACCGCTGGTGGGAGCCCCCGCCGCCGGAACTCTCCCTGGCGGAGGGCGCCCGCAGGGTCGGGGAGGCCGTCGCCGCTTCCGTACGGGCCCATGTCGGCGGCCTGGACCGGATCAGCTGCGAACTCTCCGGCGGCCTGGACTCCACGGCCCTCACGTTCGCCGCCCGCGCGACCGGCCGCGCGGAGCTGTCGCTGCTCACCGTGGCCGCCCGGGACCGCTACAGCGAGGACGAGATGTGGGCGAGAAGGGCGGTGGAGGCGGCACACGGCCCCACGGACGCCCTGGCCCACCACATCATCCCGGCCGACCAAGCCCCGTACTTCTACGCGGACTTGGCCGCCACCTCGGCCGAACTGAACGACGAACCGCTCCCCGTCGCCCCCGGCCGCGCCCGCGCGCACCTGCTCCTGAGCCGCGCCCACGCCACCGGATCGCGCTACCACCTCACCGGCTACGGCGGCGACGAACTCTTCCTCGGCCTGCCCCACGCCTACCAGGACCTCTTCCACGGCAACCCCCTCACCGCCTGGAACCACCTCAGCGGCCTGCGCCACCAGCTCGGCTGGCCCCTGCTCCCCACCCTCAAGGCCCTGCTGAACCGCTCCGCCTTCCCGCAGTGGCTGGCGGGCGCGGTCACCACCGAACCCCAGCCGGTCACCCGCACCCCGCTGCTCTCCTGGGGCGTCCGCCAGTCCCTGCGCCCCTGGTTCACGGACCACGCTCGCACCCTGATCACCGAGGAGTTCCGGACCGCCGCCGAGCGGGCCGAGCCGATCGACCGGTGGCGGGGGCGGCATGTGGACATCGACGCGGTACGGATGGGGGCGCGGCACTTCCAGGCGATGGAGGACATCGGCATGACGATCGGGCTGCCGGTCGCGGCCCCCTTCTACGACGACCGGGTCCTGGAGGCCACCCTCGCCGTACGCCTCCCGGAGCGGATCAGCCCCTGGCGCTACAAGCCGCTGCTGGTCGAGGCGATGCGCGGGGTGGTGCCGGACGCGCTGCTGGCCCGTACGACGAAGGACCACATGTCCTCCGACGAACACCAGGGACTCCGCGAACACGCCCACGAACTGGCCGACTTGTGGACCGGCTCCCGCCTGGCCGAACACGGGCTGGTGGACGCCCGCCACCTGCTCCGCCTGGCGGCCGAACCCTTCTCGCCGGTCCTGGTCGAGCACTCCATCAGCTCCACCGTGGCCGGGGAGACCTGGCTCCGCACAGTGGAAAACGCCTGGCCCACACCCCAGTTGACCCCCACGACCACCACCAGCGAGGCACTCCAGTGA
- a CDS encoding keywimysin-related RiPP encodes MKQQEKAKKAYMKPSLFKQGDFSKKTAGYFYGSYKEYWVRRII; translated from the coding sequence ATGAAGCAGCAGGAGAAGGCCAAGAAGGCCTACATGAAGCCGTCGCTGTTCAAGCAGGGCGACTTTTCGAAGAAGACCGCCGGTTACTTCTACGGCTCGTACAAGGAGTACTGGGTCCGGCGCATCATCTGA